Proteins found in one Sporosarcina sp. FSL K6-3457 genomic segment:
- a CDS encoding alpha/beta hydrolase family protein, translating to MWSADGYLNSLYTESVKSHINVFDEAGKIDLKNKFQQLLGNFEGEEEELAPLLLERSDMGSYLRLRVEISTIQQLRMPVYLLIPKNREGTKLPAVLAIHGHGYGSKEAVGLHPDGSQRTDVGYHKEFAIELVKKGVVVIVPELIGFGDRKLQSDPGGNSPTDNSCFMIASQLLLVGKTLAGLRVQECRRVIDYLQSLEEVDESKIGCIGISGGGLVASFTAILDDRIKATVVSGYTSTFKGSIMDRRHCLDNYVPSILEYTEMPNLIGLIAPRALFIEAGTADHLFPLKESLVAIERLAKIYQTFDAEESFSSHIFEGGHEINGEKSFEWLIHHISFVL from the coding sequence ATGTGGTCTGCTGATGGTTATTTGAATAGTTTGTATACTGAAAGTGTGAAGTCACATATAAATGTGTTCGATGAAGCTGGAAAGATTGATTTGAAAAATAAATTCCAACAATTATTAGGGAACTTTGAAGGAGAGGAGGAAGAGCTGGCCCCTCTACTACTTGAGCGGTCAGATATGGGCTCTTATCTCCGATTACGTGTTGAAATATCGACAATTCAGCAATTAAGAATGCCTGTCTATCTATTAATCCCTAAAAATAGAGAGGGCACTAAATTGCCTGCTGTCCTCGCTATTCATGGACATGGCTATGGCAGTAAAGAGGCTGTTGGATTACATCCAGATGGTTCACAGAGAACAGACGTCGGGTACCATAAAGAGTTTGCAATTGAGCTTGTAAAAAAGGGAGTTGTTGTTATTGTCCCAGAATTAATAGGGTTTGGCGATCGGAAATTACAGTCAGATCCTGGAGGGAATTCACCTACAGACAACTCCTGCTTTATGATTGCTAGTCAATTACTTTTAGTAGGGAAGACGTTGGCGGGCCTGCGAGTACAAGAATGTAGACGTGTCATTGACTACTTGCAATCGCTCGAGGAAGTAGATGAAAGTAAAATTGGTTGCATCGGGATATCAGGAGGAGGTTTAGTTGCTTCCTTCACTGCAATCCTAGACGATAGAATAAAGGCGACGGTTGTAAGCGGATATACAAGTACGTTTAAAGGCAGCATTATGGATAGAAGGCATTGCTTGGATAACTATGTACCAAGCATATTGGAATATACTGAAATGCCAAATTTAATCGGCTTAATAGCTCCAAGGGCTCTTTTTATCGAAGCAGGCACAGCCGATCATCTTTTTCCGCTTAAAGAATCATTAGTTGCGATAGAGAGGCTAGCAAAAATCTATCAAACATTTGATGCTGAAGAGTCGTTTTCATCTCATATATTTGAGGGAGGACATGAAATAAATGGGGAAAAATCATTCGAATGGTTGATACATCACATCTCCTTTGTCCTATAA
- a CDS encoding helix-turn-helix domain-containing protein: MRNRKKIYIKLLTIITILATLPVIIVGLFSYLKSAEIIQSNVAEEKQQSIYQIQTNFEQILQTVDLSVTTFVTSHQLIKTLKEPLTTYQFQLYHQTKKEINQLQRSDSGVSNFLLVSLEQGWRINNNGLRRLEEGQADDILQKYANLPFKSSWIIEQEDQVLFDSSEGNSCNHYINLVKKLPLNSNQKTGIAIAYVPVCDFTDMLTSHLDSESLMVLDENYNVITHNDHEKIGENFSSQSFISELNTLPSDKGQYDVALNGSDYKVTYRKSAYNNWTYISVIKISELNKQSNSIGWFTLVISTVILLGALIISFIASHRLYAPINRITTTLSNSLSGISQSGKKVDEFSMIESQIQHVLEQNDELESRLQGQIVQLKQFFMARLLQGNIHNEELESKLLSFGYTQNWRRFSVLALQIDSDEDTEYRVENEELLLFTVNTLIEELIPSNNRMTPIVINNTQITLFFDNEVEDKHYTESLTTMIKRIKSAVQNELGISISVGISQTYQTLTNAHEAFKESREALRHILKFGPGSIIFYENLQSDSSFFTFYPKHIENDLFNAIKTGDKLEVDHNLDKLLESLFNEELSNTQHEIAIVRLLTNLIKLTETLGVNVLKYDGHKSLFNQLYEFRTLPEVVNWFKKLIIYPMMDESEERTQSQYKNISDEIIHIVQQEFDSDLTLNYIADKLHYNANYLSSIFRKETNTSFSDYLALYRINVAKKWLEETNITVKDIAEKLNYQNSQNFIRSFKKVEGITPGKYRQSKQE; the protein is encoded by the coding sequence ATGAGAAACAGAAAGAAAATTTATATCAAACTATTAACGATTATTACAATTTTGGCGACACTTCCAGTAATTATAGTAGGGTTGTTTTCCTATTTAAAATCAGCAGAAATTATTCAATCGAATGTTGCCGAAGAAAAACAACAAAGCATCTATCAGATTCAAACCAACTTTGAGCAAATCTTGCAAACAGTCGATCTGTCAGTTACAACATTTGTAACCTCTCACCAGCTTATTAAAACATTAAAAGAACCATTAACAACCTATCAATTCCAGCTCTATCATCAAACAAAAAAGGAAATCAACCAACTTCAACGTTCTGACAGTGGTGTCTCCAACTTTTTATTAGTCAGCCTTGAACAAGGATGGCGTATCAATAACAATGGGCTTAGAAGATTAGAAGAAGGACAGGCCGATGACATACTTCAAAAGTATGCTAATCTACCTTTTAAATCCTCCTGGATAATTGAGCAAGAGGATCAAGTTTTGTTCGACTCAAGCGAGGGCAATTCCTGTAATCACTACATAAACCTTGTTAAAAAATTACCACTCAATTCAAATCAAAAAACGGGAATCGCTATTGCCTATGTGCCTGTCTGTGATTTTACAGATATGTTAACTAGTCATTTAGATTCAGAATCTCTAATGGTTTTAGATGAAAATTATAATGTAATCACACATAATGATCATGAAAAAATCGGGGAAAATTTTTCAAGTCAATCATTTATCTCTGAACTAAATACACTTCCTAGCGATAAAGGGCAATATGACGTAGCTCTGAATGGAAGCGATTACAAGGTTACCTATCGAAAATCTGCCTATAATAACTGGACATATATTTCAGTTATTAAAATAAGTGAATTAAATAAGCAATCAAATTCAATTGGCTGGTTTACACTAGTCATTAGCACAGTCATTTTACTAGGTGCCCTGATCATTTCATTCATTGCATCACATAGGCTTTACGCACCTATCAATCGAATAACGACTACACTATCGAATTCGTTATCAGGTATCAGTCAAAGCGGGAAAAAGGTTGATGAGTTTAGTATGATAGAAAGTCAGATTCAACATGTACTCGAACAGAATGACGAGTTAGAATCTAGACTTCAAGGACAAATTGTGCAACTTAAGCAATTTTTTATGGCCCGCCTGCTTCAAGGGAATATTCATAATGAGGAATTGGAAAGTAAGCTACTATCCTTTGGCTATACACAAAATTGGAGAAGATTTTCAGTACTTGCACTTCAAATTGATTCGGATGAAGATACAGAATATCGTGTCGAAAACGAAGAATTATTGTTATTCACAGTGAATACGTTGATTGAGGAATTGATTCCTTCCAACAATCGAATGACGCCTATTGTCATAAACAACACACAAATCACACTCTTTTTTGATAATGAAGTGGAAGACAAACACTATACAGAGTCACTTACAACGATGATCAAAAGAATTAAATCAGCAGTGCAGAATGAGTTGGGGATTTCCATAAGCGTAGGAATTAGTCAAACATACCAAACATTAACGAATGCGCATGAAGCATTTAAGGAAAGTCGTGAGGCACTCAGACACATACTTAAATTCGGTCCAGGCTCAATCATCTTTTATGAAAACCTACAAAGTGATTCTAGTTTCTTCACATTTTATCCGAAGCATATTGAAAATGATCTATTTAACGCCATTAAAACGGGTGATAAACTTGAAGTGGACCATAACCTCGACAAACTGTTAGAGTCTTTGTTCAATGAAGAGTTAAGTAATACGCAACACGAAATTGCCATTGTACGCTTACTCACTAATTTAATCAAATTAACCGAAACACTTGGTGTCAACGTCTTAAAATATGATGGCCATAAATCTTTATTTAACCAACTATATGAATTTAGAACACTTCCTGAAGTTGTCAATTGGTTTAAAAAACTAATCATTTATCCGATGATGGATGAGTCTGAGGAACGGACACAGTCGCAATACAAAAATATTTCAGACGAGATCATTCATATTGTCCAACAAGAGTTTGATTCTGACTTAACATTGAATTATATTGCTGACAAGCTGCATTACAATGCAAATTATTTGAGCAGTATTTTCAGAAAAGAAACCAATACATCATTTAGTGATTATTTAGCGCTCTATCGCATTAATGTTGCGAAAAAGTGGCTAGAGGAAACCAATATTACAGTTAAAGATATAGCTGAAAAGCTCAACTATCAAAATTCACAAAACTTTATTCGATCGTTTAAAAAAGTCGAAGGTATCACGCCCGGAAAGTATAGGCAAAGTAAACAAGAATAA
- a CDS encoding YesL family protein codes for MIEVELEGLTGRFLRICELISKLAYANLLWILFTLLGLGIFGFMPATVALFTVTRKWVMGDRDIPVFKTFWTTYRQEFFKSTFFGVVLFAIGYIIYIDLAFSPTGGLFTLLRAALFICGVMYVVLLLYIFPIYVHYDWNKRLYIKYALLIGISHPHYTFVLLAGIAALYYLCISIPGIIPFFSVSLLSYMMMWFVYKVIQKMELAQSIGKDKEVEAQSVEVVEA; via the coding sequence GTGATTGAAGTGGAGTTAGAAGGGCTAACCGGACGTTTTTTGAGAATTTGTGAACTTATTTCTAAATTAGCTTATGCAAATTTGTTGTGGATTTTATTTACACTACTAGGATTAGGGATCTTTGGTTTTATGCCTGCCACAGTTGCATTGTTTACGGTTACCCGTAAATGGGTGATGGGGGATAGGGATATACCTGTATTTAAAACATTTTGGACTACTTATCGTCAAGAGTTTTTCAAGTCCACATTTTTTGGTGTAGTGCTTTTTGCAATCGGTTACATTATTTATATTGATTTGGCCTTTTCACCAACAGGCGGTCTGTTCACGTTACTGAGAGCTGCTTTATTTATTTGTGGTGTGATGTATGTTGTTTTGTTACTCTATATTTTTCCGATTTATGTACATTATGATTGGAATAAGAGACTGTACATCAAATATGCATTGTTAATTGGGATATCGCATCCTCATTATACATTTGTTCTACTGGCTGGGATTGCAGCTCTGTATTATCTCTGCATCTCAATACCAGGAATTATTCCATTTTTCAGTGTTAGTCTTTTATCATATATGATGATGTGGTTTGTGTATAAGGTGATTCAAAAGATGGAGCTGGCACAATCAATAGGAAAGGACAAAGAAGTAGAGGCGCAATCAGTAGAAGTAGTAGAAGCGTAA
- a CDS encoding Gfo/Idh/MocA family protein — MSKKYVLIGTGGRAEFFYGAMVRDFKDTCQLVAFCDVNQTRMDYSNRLLEEKYDHPQISTYLASEFEMMIAQEKPDIVIVTTVDRTHHTYIVRALELGCDVITEKPMTIDAEKTQEIIDAIKRTGQEVRVTFNYRYAPHNTKIRELIRDGVIGDVYSINFEWALDTQHGADYFRRWHRNKANSGGLLVHKSTHHFDLVNFWLNSTPETVYATGGLRFYGKENAEKRGETKFYQRAHGSENAKNDPFAIQLEDNPHLKSLYLDAEKDDGYQRDQSVFGDGIDIEDTLGVMVTYKNKAVLTYSLNAYLPWEGFIVSFNGSKGRIEVQVREQSYINSGGSKEDEGKLKEKSVKVLPMFGEPYEVEVVEGEGGHGGGDPILLQDLFGVPSEDEFNRAASHIDGATSILTGIAGNISLKTGQAVKVEDLVKF; from the coding sequence ATGAGTAAGAAATATGTATTAATTGGTACAGGTGGAAGAGCGGAGTTTTTTTACGGTGCAATGGTTAGAGATTTTAAAGATACTTGTCAGTTAGTTGCTTTTTGTGATGTCAATCAAACAAGAATGGATTATTCAAACCGCTTATTAGAAGAAAAGTATGATCATCCTCAAATTTCGACCTATTTGGCAAGTGAATTTGAAATGATGATTGCGCAAGAGAAACCAGATATCGTCATTGTGACAACAGTGGATCGCACGCATCATACATATATTGTTAGGGCATTGGAGTTAGGTTGTGATGTTATTACTGAAAAGCCAATGACAATAGATGCTGAGAAGACACAGGAAATCATTGATGCGATTAAGCGAACGGGGCAAGAAGTACGTGTCACATTTAACTATCGCTATGCGCCGCATAATACAAAAATTAGAGAACTTATTCGTGATGGTGTCATAGGAGATGTTTATTCCATTAATTTTGAATGGGCACTAGATACGCAGCACGGTGCAGATTACTTCCGTAGATGGCATCGCAATAAAGCGAATAGCGGCGGCCTGCTCGTTCATAAATCCACACATCATTTTGATTTGGTGAATTTTTGGTTAAATTCAACGCCTGAAACAGTTTATGCTACGGGTGGCTTACGTTTTTATGGCAAAGAAAATGCCGAAAAACGTGGAGAAACAAAGTTCTATCAGCGTGCACACGGCAGTGAAAATGCCAAAAATGATCCTTTCGCTATTCAATTGGAGGATAATCCCCATTTGAAGTCGCTTTACTTAGATGCGGAAAAAGATGATGGTTATCAGCGTGATCAGAGTGTGTTTGGTGATGGCATTGATATTGAAGACACTCTAGGTGTGATGGTTACGTATAAAAACAAAGCAGTTTTAACGTATTCACTCAATGCTTATTTACCGTGGGAAGGATTTATCGTGTCCTTTAATGGTAGTAAGGGAAGAATCGAAGTACAAGTCCGTGAACAATCCTATATAAATTCTGGTGGTTCAAAAGAGGATGAAGGGAAGCTGAAAGAGAAGTCGGTGAAAGTATTACCGATGTTCGGTGAACCTTATGAAGTTGAAGTTGTAGAAGGAGAAGGTGGTCACGGTGGCGGCGATCCAATTCTATTACAAGATCTTTTCGGAGTACCTTCCGAAGATGAGTTCAACCGAGCGGCCTCACATATTGACGGCGCAACATCCATTTTAACCGGAATCGCTGGGAACATCTCACTGAAAACAGGTCAAGCTGTTAAAGTTGAGGACTTGGTTAAATTTTAA
- a CDS encoding bacterial Ig-like domain-containing protein produces the protein MKKHRRLFMLFMVFILLTPNLNVAKVAAELDNPFDEMTDISSDLEGNLLTNDSDQSEIINDDSGITEIMEVAEANKEIATIYSDWSGTVFGDVGGQDKITTDNFEITEDEEERNKVLVRSSGNRGKISSSSDGIAYYFKQVPTAANFELKATVTVEHFDANNQVSFGVMLRDDVHAYLHGTEYGAGDYVAVGALDQTMKTFTRLDGVLSKIDFENTITPPTNGEVYELSVKKSGNLVSVKIGDEVSVIDGFTGDINYAGLFTARNAKVNYTNVNLTIEDEVELGDWGFSVFGDNTNDDRNPDPTVHEDGSVTLAAAGGKISSSVDGISFYHKELPSQANFEMHAKATIHKFGANNQVSFGLMVRDEIGEHRNSSGHQSNYVAVGGLDQSVKGFYKQETQTKLQPFDSNIPTPGNEYDLMIKKSGDTYVVSVNGEDSEPIILTDLLADNVFAGIYVARDAEVTFSDTEIKIDTRVVENLFVDSTNMKIEYLVGEALDVTGLVVTAEFTDGSSEMISANDYIVTGFDNSEAGTNTITINYNGVSTTVNLEIQTLAVTDLAIKYYPAKLEYYKGDSFDPQGLVVVATYNDGYKTAVLSDDQFSFSLSGTDFPVDGYIFEEAGSIPITISSLETPEQSIVLHVDVKDANLNTVEIKDLPEKLIYFIGDELDLAGLSVYAKYSDGKEVRLVPADYVVGGFDSTSAGSKTVSIMHKGKEVAFEVTVKVKEVEGIEVTNYPKTTYYIGDDFDSSGLVVSKVYDNADRDVLGEADYTINTTGFDNQTVGTYTIQLIPADSNLATIDFKVTVREQIVPEWKQIRFGQSSSTSSNYIEVLEDGVIKLVALEGGGKVTGDHDGITFYYTEIDAEEDNFVLSADIKIEAFAKTPYDGQESFGIMARDVNGAADDSSVFASNMAAIGGFSGGTREPIGTQLFARTGVVAPDGEGSQGIQKIMLDSIRPDAHNTADNYRLTLAKTNSGFTGKINDGQEETIYEPEILKIQDGKMYVGFYTARLATIKVQNIDLTITAAATDTPKVSPPAEAVAPKLEIQSLDKVSKTDYQLVLKSNVSGTVTVKKEQVIIADNMTIEAGEVVNIPAVLADNTDTNFTVSFLPDDTQFLTDYNRFVQNFTVTMKTYVDDGDIYVSPEGTSVGDGTKASPLDLDTAIEFVREGQKIIVLEGHYIRSSPLVIGKSNDGTKNAMKYLIADSNATERPLIDFDKKSEGAVHSGNYWHVEGIDFARSAGNTKGYTVGGSHNTIENIRTFENGDTGLQISRTDVYEEDKTKWPSHNLILNSISFDNSDPSENNADGFAAKLTSGEGNIFRGTVAYNNIDDGWDLYTKVGTGAIGAVLIENSIAFNNGTLSNGHEGSGDKNGFKLGGEGVHVPHVIKNSLAFDNGTYGFTSNSNPGVIAQNNISVDNGTNLGFTTYNGITTDFTIDGFISIKTEGASKDSYPSALESDHNFMFNGSKSINKSGQEISAEYTDAIFASITEMFNFDDKGKILSVNREQWNNLWSAFEDGIDKEEPVDNTPTPPTGPSAPVPTNPTPSTGSTTSIKPVPTDPTPVEPVEPVVTTPITPVLFIDVAGHWAESYIQRATALGIFKGYPDGEFKPNNYLTRAQATSLIVRALGLHTDEGTPFNDIFEYADETQAEIAAAYKYGIVKGSNNNFNPSAKVTRAQIALMIQRAYEYKTGNIYSASKEAPFSDFGKYDIETVNAISMLFDFEIASGFEGKFMPNNPITRAQAAKIIVNFIDVLNN, from the coding sequence ATGAAGAAACATAGACGATTATTTATGTTATTTATGGTATTTATTTTGTTAACCCCTAATTTAAACGTTGCTAAAGTGGCAGCGGAATTGGATAATCCTTTTGATGAGATGACTGATATTTCGAGTGATTTAGAAGGAAATCTACTGACTAATGATAGTGATCAATCTGAGATAATTAATGACGATTCCGGAATTACAGAAATTATGGAAGTTGCAGAAGCTAATAAGGAGATTGCAACGATTTATAGTGACTGGTCTGGTACTGTTTTTGGTGATGTCGGTGGACAAGACAAAATAACGACAGATAACTTTGAAATAACGGAAGATGAAGAAGAGCGCAATAAGGTTTTAGTAAGAAGCTCAGGGAATCGTGGTAAAATTTCCTCGAGCTCTGATGGCATTGCGTATTACTTTAAGCAAGTACCTACAGCTGCGAATTTTGAATTGAAAGCAACCGTAACAGTAGAACATTTTGATGCCAATAACCAAGTCTCATTTGGAGTTATGCTACGTGATGATGTACATGCTTATTTACATGGAACTGAATATGGTGCAGGTGACTATGTTGCGGTAGGTGCACTCGATCAAACAATGAAAACATTTACCAGATTGGACGGAGTGCTATCAAAAATCGATTTTGAAAATACGATAACGCCTCCAACGAATGGTGAAGTATATGAGTTAAGTGTGAAGAAGAGCGGGAACTTAGTGTCAGTTAAAATTGGTGATGAAGTGAGTGTCATAGATGGGTTCACAGGAGATATCAATTATGCAGGTTTATTCACAGCACGAAATGCAAAAGTTAACTATACCAATGTAAATTTAACGATTGAGGATGAAGTTGAACTAGGGGATTGGGGGTTTAGTGTATTCGGTGATAATACGAATGATGACAGAAACCCAGATCCGACTGTGCATGAAGATGGTTCAGTTACGTTAGCGGCAGCAGGTGGAAAAATCTCTAGTTCTGTCGATGGTATTTCTTTTTATCATAAAGAATTACCGTCACAAGCGAATTTTGAAATGCATGCAAAAGCTACTATTCATAAATTTGGCGCGAATAACCAAGTATCTTTTGGGTTAATGGTTCGTGACGAAATTGGTGAGCATAGGAATTCGAGCGGACATCAATCGAATTATGTTGCAGTAGGTGGTTTAGATCAATCCGTAAAAGGATTTTATAAACAGGAAACACAAACAAAACTTCAACCATTCGATAGTAATATCCCGACGCCTGGGAATGAATATGATTTAATGATAAAAAAATCGGGTGATACGTATGTTGTATCTGTTAATGGGGAAGATAGCGAGCCAATAATTTTGACAGACTTATTAGCTGACAACGTTTTTGCCGGTATTTATGTAGCAAGAGATGCTGAAGTTACTTTTAGCGATACGGAAATCAAAATAGATACAAGAGTAGTAGAAAATTTGTTTGTTGATTCAACGAATATGAAAATAGAGTACTTAGTTGGGGAAGCTTTAGATGTGACAGGGCTTGTTGTTACAGCGGAGTTTACAGATGGAAGCTCGGAAATGATTTCGGCCAACGATTACATCGTCACAGGATTCGATAATAGTGAAGCCGGTACAAACACAATTACGATTAATTACAATGGAGTGTCTACAACAGTTAACTTAGAAATCCAAACATTAGCTGTTACAGATCTTGCGATTAAATATTACCCAGCGAAGCTGGAGTATTACAAAGGTGATTCATTTGATCCACAAGGCTTGGTAGTTGTAGCAACATATAATGATGGCTACAAAACAGCCGTGTTGTCGGATGATCAATTTAGTTTCTCTCTAAGTGGAACTGATTTCCCTGTAGATGGCTATATATTTGAGGAAGCTGGTAGTATACCAATCACAATTAGCTCATTAGAAACACCAGAGCAATCGATTGTTTTACATGTCGATGTGAAAGACGCAAATCTAAACACTGTGGAAATTAAGGATTTACCGGAAAAACTGATTTACTTCATTGGTGATGAATTGGATTTAGCTGGTTTATCCGTCTACGCAAAGTATAGTGATGGTAAAGAAGTTCGATTAGTCCCCGCTGATTATGTTGTGGGTGGATTTGATTCGACTTCTGCTGGAAGTAAAACAGTTTCAATTATGCACAAAGGGAAAGAAGTAGCCTTTGAGGTTACTGTAAAAGTTAAAGAAGTTGAAGGAATCGAAGTTACGAACTATCCTAAAACGACCTATTATATCGGTGATGACTTTGATAGTAGTGGATTAGTCGTTTCAAAAGTCTATGATAATGCGGACCGTGATGTCTTAGGGGAAGCAGATTATACGATTAATACGACCGGTTTTGACAATCAGACAGTTGGAACTTACACCATTCAATTAATCCCAGCCGATTCAAATTTGGCGACGATTGATTTCAAAGTTACTGTAAGAGAACAAATAGTACCTGAATGGAAACAAATTCGATTTGGTCAATCATCCTCCACATCTAGTAATTATATTGAAGTGTTAGAAGATGGCGTTATTAAACTTGTTGCACTTGAAGGCGGCGGAAAAGTTACGGGTGACCATGACGGCATTACATTCTACTATACGGAAATTGATGCAGAAGAGGATAACTTTGTTTTATCCGCAGACATTAAAATCGAAGCATTTGCAAAAACACCGTATGATGGCCAGGAATCTTTCGGAATTATGGCGAGAGATGTGAATGGAGCAGCAGATGATTCAAGTGTCTTTGCTTCAAACATGGCAGCGATTGGCGGGTTTAGTGGAGGAACCCGTGAACCGATAGGGACACAATTATTTGCAAGAACTGGCGTGGTCGCTCCTGACGGGGAAGGTAGCCAAGGCATTCAGAAAATCATGTTAGATTCAATAAGACCTGATGCCCATAATACTGCAGATAATTACCGTTTGACGCTTGCGAAAACAAATAGTGGTTTTACAGGTAAAATAAATGATGGCCAAGAAGAAACCATTTACGAACCTGAAATTTTAAAAATACAAGATGGAAAAATGTATGTCGGTTTTTACACAGCTCGTCTAGCTACAATTAAAGTTCAAAATATCGATTTAACGATTACAGCTGCAGCTACAGATACACCAAAAGTTTCACCCCCAGCTGAAGCAGTTGCACCTAAATTGGAGATTCAATCATTAGATAAAGTATCTAAAACTGATTACCAATTGGTGTTAAAATCGAATGTCAGTGGAACGGTTACGGTTAAAAAAGAGCAAGTGATTATCGCAGACAATATGACTATTGAAGCAGGAGAAGTCGTTAACATACCTGCAGTCCTTGCGGATAATACAGATACGAACTTTACTGTTTCTTTTTTACCGGATGATACACAGTTTTTAACAGATTACAATCGATTCGTACAAAACTTTACTGTTACGATGAAAACATATGTAGATGATGGCGATATTTATGTGTCGCCTGAAGGGACGAGTGTAGGGGATGGTACGAAAGCATCGCCACTTGATTTGGATACAGCAATTGAATTTGTTAGGGAAGGCCAAAAAATTATAGTACTTGAAGGCCATTACATCCGTTCATCGCCATTGGTGATTGGAAAATCTAACGATGGAACAAAAAATGCGATGAAGTATTTAATCGCCGATTCTAATGCAACAGAACGACCGCTCATTGATTTTGATAAAAAATCAGAAGGAGCCGTGCATAGTGGGAATTACTGGCATGTTGAAGGGATTGACTTTGCACGTTCCGCTGGAAATACAAAAGGTTATACAGTAGGTGGAAGCCATAACACGATTGAAAATATAAGAACATTTGAAAATGGAGATACAGGACTTCAAATTAGCCGTACAGATGTTTATGAGGAAGATAAGACGAAATGGCCGTCTCATAACCTTATATTAAACAGCATCTCGTTTGATAATAGCGACCCATCAGAAAATAATGCCGATGGTTTTGCGGCAAAATTAACATCCGGTGAAGGGAATATCTTCAGGGGAACGGTAGCTTACAACAATATCGATGATGGATGGGATTTGTATACAAAAGTTGGAACAGGCGCGATTGGTGCAGTGCTAATCGAAAATAGTATTGCGTTTAACAACGGAACATTGTCAAATGGCCATGAAGGTAGTGGTGACAAAAACGGCTTCAAACTTGGTGGGGAAGGGGTCCACGTACCTCACGTTATTAAAAATAGTCTAGCATTTGATAATGGTACGTACGGTTTTACTAGTAACAGCAACCCAGGTGTTATTGCTCAAAATAATATTAGTGTAGATAATGGCACGAACTTGGGCTTTACAACTTACAATGGAATCACAACGGATTTCACAATCGATGGGTTTATCTCAATCAAAACAGAAGGTGCATCGAAAGATAGTTATCCTTCAGCGTTGGAATCGGATCATAACTTTATGTTTAATGGAAGTAAATCAATTAATAAATCAGGCCAAGAAATTTCAGCAGAATATACAGATGCTATTTTTGCAAGCATAACGGAAATGTTCAATTTCGATGATAAAGGAAAAATTCTTTCGGTAAATAGGGAGCAATGGAATAATCTCTGGAGTGCATTTGAGGATGGTATTGATAAGGAAGAACCGGTTGACAATACGCCAACACCACCAACTGGTCCATCAGCTCCAGTGCCAACTAATCCAACACCATCAACTGGGTCAACAACTTCAATAAAACCAGTACCAACTGATCCAACACCAGTTGAACCGGTTGAACCAGTTGTTACTACACCGATAACACCGGTACTATTTATAGATGTAGCAGGTCATTGGGCAGAGAGTTATATCCAACGAGCTACTGCACTGGGTATCTTTAAAGGGTATCCGGATGGTGAATTTAAACCAAATAATTATCTAACGCGTGCTCAGGCTACATCTTTGATTGTTCGTGCTTTAGGATTGCATACTGACGAAGGGACACCATTTAATGATATCTTCGAATATGCCGACGAAACGCAAGCAGAAATTGCAGCTGCTTATAAATATGGTATTGTCAAAGGGAGCAATAATAACTTTAATCCTTCTGCTAAAGTCACTCGTGCACAAATTGCATTGATGATTCAACGTGCATATGAATACAAAACAGGAAATATCTACTCTGCATCAAAAGAAGCACCGTTTTCCGATTTTGGAAAATACGATATAGAAACAGTCAATGCGATTTCAATGCTTTTTGATTTTGAAATTGCATCTGGGTTTGAAGGTAAATTCATGCCGAATAATCCAATAACTCGCGCACAAGCAGCAAAGATAATTGTTAACTTCATCGACGTACTGAATAATTAA